A single genomic interval of Dioscorea cayenensis subsp. rotundata cultivar TDr96_F1 unplaced genomic scaffold, TDr96_F1_v2_PseudoChromosome.rev07_lg8_w22 25.fasta BLBR01000946.1, whole genome shotgun sequence harbors:
- the LOC120255326 gene encoding MDIS1-interacting receptor like kinase 2-like isoform X2, with the protein MEPWPRSKFTTIQTLIMVVLSMLVPLFSNLCFPVFNMATASKIESEGRALLQWKAALKTQELLNTWTSKISPCNWTGITCRYDGHLMPTITRLQLQQLGLEGKLETLNFSALPSLRVLDLSDNHIHGSIPAAISALSKLTILDLGNNSLTGIIPLQLGNLTRLMTLQLLYNQISGSIPLSFGKLLNLQLIDIGANFLVGSIPLELGNLTKLNYLSLGINKLTGSIPHEIGYMVSLKTLYLAKNNLTGSIPPGIGNLTELNLLGLDGNQLYGSIPYPIGNLIKLKGFYLFNNNIIGPIPHSIGNMTKLENFYLGTNNINDSLPNEIGNLVNLGTFDVSQNQIIDSILHSIGNLTKLDYCYLYSNNINGFIPSEIGNLMNLKVFQISNNQIIGPIPHSIGNLTKLENFDLSSNKIIGTIPPSLGNLKGLTELKLFNNHLFGKVPNEFENLTNLIILELANNNLSGNLPLDLAKGGLLQHLALVNNNFQGPIPTSLKNSTNLFRVRLEENQFTGDVSQSFGVHPYLDYIDLSFNRLSGTLSPSWGACLNLTSLRIAGNRISGLIPLEIGQLLKLRRFDISSNNLEGKIPREFGKLSNIFYLNMSNNHLTGAIPSELGDLSSLEALDLSSSNLSGEIPIWLENCSKLHSLKLSSNKLSGVIPFQLGNLNLHEVLDLSNNFFTGEIPPQLSNLIMLQELNLSHNELVGRIPSSFQLMIGLTSLDLSYNSLEGPVPETHFFRAAPLKWFIHNKGLCGQVHGLPPCHQSQLVSRGDIEKHHKIIILIVLLTFGILFLIIGVSVLLFYKRKKSITNDTREEFDKHFFSIWGVNHGKKAYKEIIRVTENFDEKYQIGTGSCSIVYKATISSGVTLSIKKIQKDEEAQVNEQAFQNEIQALTEVRHRNIVRFYGFCSTDKFSFLAYEYMERGCLGATLRSEQEAMKLDWIKRTEYKACVADFGISRLLKPNSSHWSLLAGTYGYIAPELAYAMRVTEKCDVYSFGIVALEVICGTHPGDLLSNLSLSMLVKDILDPRLPLPLHIADQVTMNQVLFVILIAMHCINTDPQARPTMRQVSERLFSPKSWPTFDIFSFQVLTLHHLINIVQTHIDDQVLE; encoded by the exons ATGGAACCATGGCCTCGCTCAAAGTTCACCACCATCCAAACATTGATTATGGTGGTGCTCTCAATGTTAGTGCCACTCTTCTCCAATCTTTGTTTCCCTGTTTTTAACATGGCAACGGCCTCAAAGATTGAATCCGAAGGGAGAGCTCTTCTTCAATGGAAGGCAGCCCTTAAAACACAAGAGCTCCTTAACACCTGGACATCAAAAATCAGTCCATGCAACTGGACTGGAATCACTTGCAGATATGATGGCCATCTTATGCCAACCATCACCAGACTCCAACTACAACAGTTGGGACTAGAAGGGAAGCTGGAGACTCTCAACTTCTCAGCTCTGCCATCACTCAGAGTGCTCGACCTCAGTGACAACCATATACATGGATCCATCCCTGCAGCCATTTCAGCTTTGTCCAAGCTCACCATCCTTGATCTCGGTAACAACAGTCTCACAGGCATCATTCCATTACAGCTCGGCAATTTGACAAGGCTCATGACCTTGCAGCTCTTGTATAATCAGATAAGTGGCTCCATACCTCTTTCTTTTGGAAAGCTTCTGAACCTGCAATTAATAGACATCGGTGCAAATTTCTTAGTTGGTTCCATCCCTCTAGAGTTAGGAAACTTGACCAAACTCAATTATTTGTCCTTAGGGATAAATAAGCTCACAGGCTCCATCCCTCATGAGATTGGATATATGGTGAGTCTCAAGACACTTTATCTCGCTAAAAACAATTTAACTGGTTCCATTCCTCCAGGCATAGGAAATCTAACTGAACTCAACCTATTAGGCCTTGATGGGAACCAATTATATGGATCCATACCATACCCTATAGGAAATCTGATCAAACTCAAAGGCTTTTACCTCTTTAACAATAACATAATTGGTCCCATCCCACATAGTATTGGAAATATGACAAAGCTTGAAAATTTTTACTTaggtacaaataacataaatgacTCCCTTCCCAATGAAATTGGGAATCTAGTGAACTTGGGAACTTTTGATGTATCTCAAAACCAAATAATTGATTCCATCCTGCATAGCATTGGAAATCTAACAAAGCTTGATTATTGTTACCTCTATAGTAATAACATAAATGGCTTCATTCCTAGTGAGATTGGGAATCTAATGAACTTGAAAGTTTTTCAAATATCTAACAACCAAATAATTGGTCCCATCCCACATAGCATTGGAAACCTGACCAAACTTGAAAATTTTGACCTATCTAGCAATAAAATAATTGGCACCATTCCTCCATCTCTTGGAAATTTGAAAGGTCTTActgaattaaaattatttaacaatcATCTCTTTGGTAAAGTGCCCAATGAATTTGAGAACCTTACAAACTTAATTATTCTTGAGCTAGCAAACAATAACCTTTCTGGTAATCTACCATTAGATTTGGCTAAAGGAGGTTTGCTTCAGCATCTTGCTTTAGTCAATAATAATTTCCAAGGTCCCATTCCGACCagtttgaaaaattcaacaaactTATTCAGGGTACGGCTTGAAGAAAACCAATTCACTGGAGATGTCTCTCAAAGCTTTGGTGTTCATCCATATTTGGATTATATTGATCTAAGCTTTAACAGATTGTCTGGTACTTTATCACCATCTTGGGGAGCATGCCTTAACTTGACAAGCCTTAGAATCGCGGGAAACAGAATCAGCGGATTAATACCCTTGGAAATCGGTCAATTGCTAAAGCTACGACGATTTGATATCTCTTCCAACAATCTAGAGGGAAAGATCCCAAGAGAGTTTGGTAAATTATCTAATATATTTTACCTAAACATGAGCAACAATCATCTCACTGGAGCCATACCATCAGAACTTGGGGATCTATCTTCATTAGAAGCTCTAGATTTGTCAAGCAGCAATTTGAGTGGAGAAATACCAATATGGTTGGAGAACTGCAGTAAATTGCACTCACTCAAATTGAGCAGTAATAAACTAAGTGGTGTGATTCCTTTTCAACTTGGTAACTTGAATTTACATGAAGTACTAGACTTGAGTAATAATTTTTTCACAGGAGAAATACCACCACAACTTAGCAATTTAATCATGTTGCAAGAGTTGAATTTATCACATAACGAGTTGGTTGGTCGCATTCCATCTTCTTTTCAATTAATGATAGGCTTAACATCATTGGATTTATCTTATAATTCCCTGGAAGGTCCTGTTCCAGAGACCCATTTCTTTCGAGCAGCTCCCCtcaagtggtttatccacaatAAGGGCTTATGTGGTCAAGTGCATGGTTTACCTCCATGTCATCAATCGCAGTTAGTAAGCAGAGGTGATATAGAAAAACAtcacaaaatcattattttgaTTGTTCTTTTGACATTTGGTatcttatttttgataattgggGTATCCGTATTACTTTTCTATAAGAGAAAGAAGTCCATTACAAATGACACAAGGGAAGAATTTGATAAACATTTCTTCTCCATTTGGGGAGTCAATCACGGCAagaaagcatacaaagagattATTAGAGTGACAGAAAATTTTGATGAGAAGTATCAAATAGGTACTGGATCTTGTAGCATTGTCTATAAAGCAACAATATCATCAGGAGTGACACTTTCtatcaagaaaattcaaaaagatGAAGAAGCCCAAGTGAATGAACAAGCTtttcaaaatgaaatacaagcatTAACTGAAGTTCGGCATCGAAATATTGTGAGGTTTTATGGTTTTTGTTCTACTGATAAATTCAGCTTTCTTGCATATGAATATATGGAGAGAGGATGTCTGGGTGCCACTCTAAGATCTGAGCAAGAAGCAATGAAGTTGGATTGGATCAAAAGAACTG AGTACAAGGCTTGTGTTGCAGACTTTGGTATTTCTCGACTGTTAAAACCTAATTCATCACATTGGAGTTTGCTTGCGGGCACATACGGATACATCGCACCAG AGCTTGCCTATGCCATGAGAGTGACTGAAAAATGTGATGTATATAGTTTCGGAATTGTAGCACTTGAAGTGATATGTGGAACGCATCCTGGGGATCTCCTAAGCAACTTATCATTGAGTATGCTGGTGAAAGATATCCTTGATCCACGTCTTCCCCTTCCCCTTCATATAGCTGATCAAGTGACCATGAATCAAGTGCTTTTTGTGATTTTAATAGCAATGCATTGCATCAACACTGATCCACAGGCTCGCCCTACAATGCGACAAGTATCTGAAAGATTGTTTTCTCCGAAGTCTTGGCCAACATTTGACATCTTCTCTTTTCAAGTACTTACCCTTCATCACCTCATAAACATTGTGCAAACACATATTGATGATCAAGTGCTTGAATAA
- the LOC120255326 gene encoding MDIS1-interacting receptor like kinase 2-like isoform X1, translating to MEPWPRSKFTTIQTLIMVVLSMLVPLFSNLCFPVFNMATASKIESEGRALLQWKAALKTQELLNTWTSKISPCNWTGITCRYDGHLMPTITRLQLQQLGLEGKLETLNFSALPSLRVLDLSDNHIHGSIPAAISALSKLTILDLGNNSLTGIIPLQLGNLTRLMTLQLLYNQISGSIPLSFGKLLNLQLIDIGANFLVGSIPLELGNLTKLNYLSLGINKLTGSIPHEIGYMVSLKTLYLAKNNLTGSIPPGIGNLTELNLLGLDGNQLYGSIPYPIGNLIKLKGFYLFNNNIIGPIPHSIGNMTKLENFYLGTNNINDSLPNEIGNLVNLGTFDVSQNQIIDSILHSIGNLTKLDYCYLYSNNINGFIPSEIGNLMNLKVFQISNNQIIGPIPHSIGNLTKLENFDLSSNKIIGTIPPSLGNLKGLTELKLFNNHLFGKVPNEFENLTNLIILELANNNLSGNLPLDLAKGGLLQHLALVNNNFQGPIPTSLKNSTNLFRVRLEENQFTGDVSQSFGVHPYLDYIDLSFNRLSGTLSPSWGACLNLTSLRIAGNRISGLIPLEIGQLLKLRRFDISSNNLEGKIPREFGKLSNIFYLNMSNNHLTGAIPSELGDLSSLEALDLSSSNLSGEIPIWLENCSKLHSLKLSSNKLSGVIPFQLGNLNLHEVLDLSNNFFTGEIPPQLSNLIMLQELNLSHNELVGRIPSSFQLMIGLTSLDLSYNSLEGPVPETHFFRAAPLKWFIHNKGLCGQVHGLPPCHQSQLVSRGDIEKHHKIIILIVLLTFGILFLIIGVSVLLFYKRKKSITNDTREEFDKHFFSIWGVNHGKKAYKEIIRVTENFDEKYQIGTGSCSIVYKATISSGVTLSIKKIQKDEEAQVNEQAFQNEIQALTEVRHRNIVRFYGFCSTDKFSFLAYEYMERGCLGATLRSEQEAMKLDWIKRTGIVQDIAQALSYLHHDCNPPIVHRDITSNNILLDEEYKACVADFGISRLLKPNSSHWSLLAGTYGYIAPELAYAMRVTEKCDVYSFGIVALEVICGTHPGDLLSNLSLSMLVKDILDPRLPLPLHIADQVTMNQVLFVILIAMHCINTDPQARPTMRQVSERLFSPKSWPTFDIFSFQVLTLHHLINIVQTHIDDQVLE from the exons ATGGAACCATGGCCTCGCTCAAAGTTCACCACCATCCAAACATTGATTATGGTGGTGCTCTCAATGTTAGTGCCACTCTTCTCCAATCTTTGTTTCCCTGTTTTTAACATGGCAACGGCCTCAAAGATTGAATCCGAAGGGAGAGCTCTTCTTCAATGGAAGGCAGCCCTTAAAACACAAGAGCTCCTTAACACCTGGACATCAAAAATCAGTCCATGCAACTGGACTGGAATCACTTGCAGATATGATGGCCATCTTATGCCAACCATCACCAGACTCCAACTACAACAGTTGGGACTAGAAGGGAAGCTGGAGACTCTCAACTTCTCAGCTCTGCCATCACTCAGAGTGCTCGACCTCAGTGACAACCATATACATGGATCCATCCCTGCAGCCATTTCAGCTTTGTCCAAGCTCACCATCCTTGATCTCGGTAACAACAGTCTCACAGGCATCATTCCATTACAGCTCGGCAATTTGACAAGGCTCATGACCTTGCAGCTCTTGTATAATCAGATAAGTGGCTCCATACCTCTTTCTTTTGGAAAGCTTCTGAACCTGCAATTAATAGACATCGGTGCAAATTTCTTAGTTGGTTCCATCCCTCTAGAGTTAGGAAACTTGACCAAACTCAATTATTTGTCCTTAGGGATAAATAAGCTCACAGGCTCCATCCCTCATGAGATTGGATATATGGTGAGTCTCAAGACACTTTATCTCGCTAAAAACAATTTAACTGGTTCCATTCCTCCAGGCATAGGAAATCTAACTGAACTCAACCTATTAGGCCTTGATGGGAACCAATTATATGGATCCATACCATACCCTATAGGAAATCTGATCAAACTCAAAGGCTTTTACCTCTTTAACAATAACATAATTGGTCCCATCCCACATAGTATTGGAAATATGACAAAGCTTGAAAATTTTTACTTaggtacaaataacataaatgacTCCCTTCCCAATGAAATTGGGAATCTAGTGAACTTGGGAACTTTTGATGTATCTCAAAACCAAATAATTGATTCCATCCTGCATAGCATTGGAAATCTAACAAAGCTTGATTATTGTTACCTCTATAGTAATAACATAAATGGCTTCATTCCTAGTGAGATTGGGAATCTAATGAACTTGAAAGTTTTTCAAATATCTAACAACCAAATAATTGGTCCCATCCCACATAGCATTGGAAACCTGACCAAACTTGAAAATTTTGACCTATCTAGCAATAAAATAATTGGCACCATTCCTCCATCTCTTGGAAATTTGAAAGGTCTTActgaattaaaattatttaacaatcATCTCTTTGGTAAAGTGCCCAATGAATTTGAGAACCTTACAAACTTAATTATTCTTGAGCTAGCAAACAATAACCTTTCTGGTAATCTACCATTAGATTTGGCTAAAGGAGGTTTGCTTCAGCATCTTGCTTTAGTCAATAATAATTTCCAAGGTCCCATTCCGACCagtttgaaaaattcaacaaactTATTCAGGGTACGGCTTGAAGAAAACCAATTCACTGGAGATGTCTCTCAAAGCTTTGGTGTTCATCCATATTTGGATTATATTGATCTAAGCTTTAACAGATTGTCTGGTACTTTATCACCATCTTGGGGAGCATGCCTTAACTTGACAAGCCTTAGAATCGCGGGAAACAGAATCAGCGGATTAATACCCTTGGAAATCGGTCAATTGCTAAAGCTACGACGATTTGATATCTCTTCCAACAATCTAGAGGGAAAGATCCCAAGAGAGTTTGGTAAATTATCTAATATATTTTACCTAAACATGAGCAACAATCATCTCACTGGAGCCATACCATCAGAACTTGGGGATCTATCTTCATTAGAAGCTCTAGATTTGTCAAGCAGCAATTTGAGTGGAGAAATACCAATATGGTTGGAGAACTGCAGTAAATTGCACTCACTCAAATTGAGCAGTAATAAACTAAGTGGTGTGATTCCTTTTCAACTTGGTAACTTGAATTTACATGAAGTACTAGACTTGAGTAATAATTTTTTCACAGGAGAAATACCACCACAACTTAGCAATTTAATCATGTTGCAAGAGTTGAATTTATCACATAACGAGTTGGTTGGTCGCATTCCATCTTCTTTTCAATTAATGATAGGCTTAACATCATTGGATTTATCTTATAATTCCCTGGAAGGTCCTGTTCCAGAGACCCATTTCTTTCGAGCAGCTCCCCtcaagtggtttatccacaatAAGGGCTTATGTGGTCAAGTGCATGGTTTACCTCCATGTCATCAATCGCAGTTAGTAAGCAGAGGTGATATAGAAAAACAtcacaaaatcattattttgaTTGTTCTTTTGACATTTGGTatcttatttttgataattgggGTATCCGTATTACTTTTCTATAAGAGAAAGAAGTCCATTACAAATGACACAAGGGAAGAATTTGATAAACATTTCTTCTCCATTTGGGGAGTCAATCACGGCAagaaagcatacaaagagattATTAGAGTGACAGAAAATTTTGATGAGAAGTATCAAATAGGTACTGGATCTTGTAGCATTGTCTATAAAGCAACAATATCATCAGGAGTGACACTTTCtatcaagaaaattcaaaaagatGAAGAAGCCCAAGTGAATGAACAAGCTtttcaaaatgaaatacaagcatTAACTGAAGTTCGGCATCGAAATATTGTGAGGTTTTATGGTTTTTGTTCTACTGATAAATTCAGCTTTCTTGCATATGAATATATGGAGAGAGGATGTCTGGGTGCCACTCTAAGATCTGAGCAAGAAGCAATGAAGTTGGATTGGATCAAAAGAACTGGTATTGTCCAAGACATTGCTCAAGCTTTATCTTACTTGCATCATGATTGTAATCCACCTATCGTTCATCGAGACATAACGAGCAACAATATTCTTTTGGATGAAGAGTACAAGGCTTGTGTTGCAGACTTTGGTATTTCTCGACTGTTAAAACCTAATTCATCACATTGGAGTTTGCTTGCGGGCACATACGGATACATCGCACCAG AGCTTGCCTATGCCATGAGAGTGACTGAAAAATGTGATGTATATAGTTTCGGAATTGTAGCACTTGAAGTGATATGTGGAACGCATCCTGGGGATCTCCTAAGCAACTTATCATTGAGTATGCTGGTGAAAGATATCCTTGATCCACGTCTTCCCCTTCCCCTTCATATAGCTGATCAAGTGACCATGAATCAAGTGCTTTTTGTGATTTTAATAGCAATGCATTGCATCAACACTGATCCACAGGCTCGCCCTACAATGCGACAAGTATCTGAAAGATTGTTTTCTCCGAAGTCTTGGCCAACATTTGACATCTTCTCTTTTCAAGTACTTACCCTTCATCACCTCATAAACATTGTGCAAACACATATTGATGATCAAGTGCTTGAATAA
- the LOC120255334 gene encoding MDIS1-interacting receptor like kinase 2-like, giving the protein MPTITKVQLEQLGLEGKLEILNFSALPSLKVLDLSDNRLHGYIPATISALSKLAILDLSNNNLTGVIPSELGNLTRLKTLWLFENQISGSIPPSFGKLLNLNWLTISRNFLVGPIPLVFGNLTKLNFLYLWRNNLTGSIPCTIGNLVNLIEFDISDNQITGPIPHNIRNLTKLETFHIFNNSINGSIPSEIGNLVNLRDFSIYKNQITGPIPHSIRTLSKLETLYLYNNNINSSIPYEIENLVNLTDFDNRQSR; this is encoded by the coding sequence ATGCCAACCATCACTAAGGTCCAATTGGAACAATTGGGACTAGAAGGGAAGCTGGAGATTCTCAACTTCTCAGCTCTACCATCACTCAAAGTTCTTGACCTTAGTGACAACCGTCTACATGGATACATCCCTGCAACCATTTCAGCTCTCTCCAAGCTTGCCATTCTTGATCTTTCTAACAACAATCTCACAGGCGTCATCCCATCAGAGCTTGGCAATTTGACAAGGCTCAAGACCTTGTGGCTCTTTGAGAATCAGATAAGTGGCTCCATACCTCCTTCTTTTGGAAAGCTATTGAACCTGAATTGGTTAACCATCTCCAGAAATTTCTTAGTTGGTCCCATCCCTCTAGTGTTTGGGAACTTGaccaaacttaattttttataccTATGGAGAAATAACCTCACTGGCTCTATTCCTTGTACGATTGGGAATCTAGTGAATTTGATAGAATTTGATATATCTGACAATCAAATAACCGGTCCCATCCCACATAACATTAGAAACCTGACCAAGCTTGAAACCTTTCACATATTTAATAATAGCATAAATGGCTCCATTCCTAGTGAAATTGGGAATTTAGTGAATTTGAGggatttttcaatatataaaaaccaaataaccGGTCCCATTCCACATAGCATTAGAACCTTGTCCAAGCTTGAAACTCTTTACCTAtataacaataacataaatagCTCCATTCCATATGAGATCGAGAATCTGGTGAATTTGACTGATTTTGATAATCGACAATCGAGATAA